In Limosilactobacillus sp. WILCCON 0051, a single window of DNA contains:
- a CDS encoding pyridoxal phosphate-dependent aminotransferase — translation MEFQQSKLLDTLPKQFFANLVAKVNAKVAEGVDVINLGQGNPDKPTPEYIVKSTQKWVADPKTHKYSPFQGLPEFKQAAADFYQEKYGAHLDPNTEVAILGGSKIGLVELPWALMNPGDTLLLPDPGYPDYWSGAALGEVKFETFPLLAENDFLPDLDKIPEATAQRAKFMYLNYPNNPTGAVATKEFYVKLVEWAKKYHVGIISDFAYGALGFDDQAPVSFMETPGAKEVGVEFYTYSKTFNMAGWRIAFAVGNADIIHALNLIQDHLFVSLFPALQYAAIDALKKPERDAEIKKIVHRYEKRRNAFVQAAEKIGWHAYVPRGTFYAWMPVPKGFTSETFADLLLDKAGVAVAPGNGFGEHGEGYVRIGLLIKPKRLVEAVERIEKLHLFN, via the coding sequence ATGGAATTTCAACAATCAAAACTGCTGGACACGCTGCCAAAACAGTTCTTTGCCAATCTGGTTGCCAAAGTAAATGCCAAGGTAGCAGAAGGCGTGGACGTCATCAACCTGGGGCAGGGCAATCCAGACAAGCCAACGCCAGAATATATCGTCAAGAGTACTCAAAAGTGGGTGGCGGATCCGAAGACGCACAAGTATTCGCCATTTCAAGGACTGCCCGAGTTTAAGCAGGCCGCGGCTGATTTTTATCAGGAAAAATATGGTGCGCATCTTGATCCTAATACCGAGGTTGCGATTCTAGGCGGCTCCAAGATTGGACTGGTCGAACTGCCATGGGCGCTGATGAATCCAGGCGACACGCTGCTCTTGCCTGATCCTGGCTATCCTGACTACTGGTCGGGAGCGGCTTTAGGCGAGGTTAAGTTTGAAACTTTCCCATTGCTGGCTGAAAATGACTTCTTGCCGGACCTGGATAAGATTCCAGAAGCAACGGCACAGCGGGCAAAGTTTATGTATCTGAACTATCCCAACAACCCAACTGGCGCCGTGGCAACCAAGGAATTTTACGTCAAGCTGGTTGAATGGGCTAAAAAGTATCACGTTGGCATTATCAGCGACTTTGCCTATGGCGCGCTGGGCTTTGACGATCAGGCGCCGGTCAGCTTTATGGAAACGCCTGGGGCCAAGGAAGTTGGCGTTGAATTCTATACCTACTCCAAGACGTTTAATATGGCCGGATGGCGAATCGCGTTTGCGGTAGGCAATGCTGATATCATTCATGCCTTGAACCTGATTCAGGATCACCTGTTTGTCAGTCTGTTCCCTGCCCTGCAGTATGCCGCGATCGATGCCTTAAAGAAGCCGGAGCGTGATGCCGAGATTAAAAAGATCGTGCACCGCTATGAAAAACGGCGCAATGCCTTCGTTCAAGCAGCTGAAAAGATCGGCTGGCATGCCTATGTGCCAAGGGGAACCTTCTATGCATGGATGCCGGTACCAAAAGGCTTTACCAGCGAGACGTTTGCCGATCTGCTGCTGGATAAGGCGGGCGTAGCCGTAGCACCTGGCAATGGCTTTGGCGAGCATGGCGAAGGATATGTCCGGATTGGTCTGTTGATTAAGCCTAAGCGCCTGGTTGAAGCTGTTGAACGAATCGAGAAGCTGCATTTATTTAATTAG
- a CDS encoding carbon-nitrogen family hydrolase, with the protein MTFKVAVAQIDIALGDPDRNYQTVTQAVKDAAKAGADVVVFPEMWNTGYALTELARLADQDGWRTKQMLSRAAKENQIAIVGGSVATVRAGGQYYNTTYIYDQNGNLTGSYDKVHLFGLMHEDEFIQAGDQGSFFELKGVKSASFICYDLRFPEWFRTVAKQGADVIYVVAEWPTPRIEQWEALVKARAIENQAFVVAVNRVGHDAENSYNGHSLVVDPLGKVIANAGEKAGLTLAELDLEELKKVRGPIPVFKDRRPDLYD; encoded by the coding sequence ATGACGTTTAAGGTAGCTGTTGCCCAGATCGACATTGCATTGGGCGATCCTGACCGCAACTATCAGACGGTTACGCAGGCAGTCAAAGACGCGGCCAAAGCAGGCGCAGACGTGGTGGTATTTCCTGAGATGTGGAATACCGGCTATGCCTTGACTGAATTGGCACGGCTGGCTGATCAGGATGGCTGGCGAACCAAGCAGATGCTTTCTCGCGCCGCCAAGGAAAATCAGATTGCCATCGTGGGTGGATCGGTGGCAACCGTGCGTGCGGGCGGTCAATACTACAATACGACCTATATCTATGATCAAAACGGGAACCTAACTGGCAGCTATGACAAGGTGCACTTGTTTGGTCTGATGCATGAAGACGAGTTCATTCAGGCAGGCGATCAAGGCAGCTTTTTTGAATTAAAGGGCGTCAAGAGTGCCAGCTTCATCTGCTATGATCTGCGGTTCCCAGAATGGTTTCGGACGGTAGCCAAACAAGGTGCCGATGTAATCTATGTCGTAGCTGAATGGCCGACGCCGCGGATTGAACAGTGGGAGGCACTGGTCAAGGCCCGCGCAATTGAGAATCAGGCTTTTGTCGTTGCGGTCAATCGCGTTGGTCATGATGCCGAAAACAGCTACAATGGGCACTCGCTGGTCGTTGATCCGTTGGGGAAGGTGATTGCCAATGCAGGTGAAAAAGCAGGACTGACGCTTGCGGAGCTGGATCTGGAAGAATTAAAGAAAGTACGTGGTCCGATTCCAGTATTTAAGGATCGACGCCCAGATCTGTATGACTAA
- a CDS encoding MFS transporter, whose translation MKNYRMQSLVLVLIAFALGFSEFIIVGVLPDIAKTFHEPVTVVGLLVTIFALVYAISTPLITMLIGTRSLLKVELVLWIVFILGNAMVMAAPSYPILVAARVITAIVSGVIISIATTFANSLAPLEKRAGLIAWIFSGFSIASVFGVPVGTWISMHFGWRTTFGVIVFVSLVILFLMRASLPIDLRQGASRQFSDQFRIFGDRRIYIGMLLPMFNLAATYTFYTYLRPLLAGPLHFKTGAITLLLFLYGLMSLFSNQFSGRLVELGGLRKMPLVHGLQLMLLAMLAISLDWRWLALIVIMLIGMLMYLINSPIQLHFIDIATHDYPASLVMASSINSIFSNFGIALGSATGSLLVKMHGLSAVGPGGAVYAGIACGLMIFLNRINQKMVPTAQNDDC comes from the coding sequence GTGAAAAATTATCGAATGCAGAGCCTGGTATTGGTCTTGATTGCCTTCGCCCTGGGCTTTAGTGAATTTATTATCGTCGGCGTTCTGCCTGATATTGCCAAGACGTTTCATGAGCCGGTGACCGTTGTCGGACTGCTGGTGACGATCTTTGCGCTGGTTTATGCAATCAGCACGCCTTTGATTACGATGCTGATTGGAACGCGCAGTCTGCTGAAAGTCGAGCTGGTATTATGGATTGTTTTTATTCTAGGCAATGCAATGGTGATGGCCGCGCCCAGCTATCCGATTCTGGTAGCTGCGCGGGTGATCACGGCAATCGTTTCCGGGGTGATCATCTCGATTGCAACGACATTTGCCAACAGTCTGGCGCCGCTTGAAAAAAGAGCCGGCTTGATTGCCTGGATTTTTTCTGGCTTTTCGATTGCCTCGGTCTTTGGCGTTCCAGTGGGTACCTGGATCTCAATGCACTTTGGCTGGCGGACCACATTTGGCGTGATCGTTTTCGTCAGTCTGGTTATTTTGTTTCTGATGCGGGCCAGTCTGCCGATTGATCTCAGACAGGGTGCGTCACGACAATTCAGCGATCAGTTTAGAATCTTTGGCGATCGCCGCATCTATATCGGGATGCTGCTGCCGATGTTTAATCTGGCTGCAACCTATACCTTCTACACTTATTTAAGACCGCTGCTGGCGGGACCGCTGCATTTTAAGACAGGCGCGATCACGCTGCTTTTATTTCTGTATGGCTTGATGTCGTTGTTTAGCAATCAGTTCTCTGGCCGGCTGGTTGAACTGGGCGGCTTACGGAAAATGCCGCTTGTGCATGGTCTGCAGCTCATGTTGCTGGCCATGCTGGCGATCAGCCTTGACTGGCGGTGGCTTGCCTTGATCGTGATTATGCTGATCGGTATGCTGATGTATCTGATCAATTCACCGATTCAGCTTCACTTTATTGATATCGCGACTCATGATTATCCGGCTTCTTTAGTTATGGCGTCTTCAATCAACTCGATTTTTTCCAATTTTGGCATTGCGTTAGGATCGGCAACGGGCAGTCTGTTGGTTAAGATGCATGGCTTGAGCGCGGTTGGGCCAGGCGGTGCTGTTTATGCCGGGATTGCCTGTGGATTGATGATTTTCTTAAACCGCATCAATCAAAAAATGGTGCCGACTGCGCAAAACGACGACTGCTAA